One genomic window of Glycine soja cultivar W05 chromosome 9, ASM419377v2, whole genome shotgun sequence includes the following:
- the LOC114368201 gene encoding uncharacterized protein LOC114368201, translated as MALYEEEGEDEDKEKCIVWFDGASNILGHGIGAVFVSPDKQCLSFMARLCLDCTNNMAEYIMALFEEKGEDEDKEKWILWSEWETRDHKLIPCQAYIKELMKLFNDISFHHIPREENQMADAFATLSSMFKISPHRNLSCIEIKCHIKAAHCCLIEEEKDGKPWYFNIKRYIKDKEYPPGASDNDKRMLQRLAASFLLNGDVLYKRNRDMVLLWCVNANKAEQILTEVHEGFFGTHTNRHAMGRKILRAGYY; from the exons ATGGCCTTGTATGaggaagagggtgaggatgaagacAAAGAGAAGTGTATTGTATGGTTTGATGGTGCGTCTAATATATTGGGACATGGAATTGGGGCAGTGTTTGTTTCGCCAGATAAACAATGTTTGTCTTTCATGGCTAGATTGTGTTTAGATTGTACAAATAATATGGCGGAGTATATCATGGCCTTATTTGAGGAAAAGGGTGAGGATGAAGACAAAGAGAAGTGGATTCTATGGA GTGAATGGGAAACCAGAGACCATAAGTTGATACCTTGTCAGGCTTACATCAAGGAATTGATGAAGCTCTTCAATGATATATCATTTCATCACATTCCTAGAGAGGAAAACCAAATGGCTGATGCTTTTGCTACTCTCTCGTCCATGTTCAAAATAAGCCCTCATAGAAACTTATCGTGCATAGAAATCAAATGTCACATTAAGGCTGCACACTGTTGTTTGATAGAAGAAGAGAAggatggtaagccttggtattttaATATCAAACGATACATCAAGGACAAGGAGTACCCGCCTGGGGCCtctgacaatgacaagaggATGTTACAGAGGTTGGCGGCTAGTTTCCTTCTAAATGGGGACGtcctatataaaagaaaccgtGATATGGTATTGCTCTGGTGTGTGAATGCAAACAAGGCCGAGCAGATACTAACGGAGGTGCATGAAGGATTCTTTGGCACCCATACCAATCGACATGCCATGGGCCGAAAGATTCTGAGAGCTGGGTATTACTAG